ACTGGTGCTCTCAAACCAAAAGCCGCACTCGAGCAAGTTGCTTATCCTGTTAGCCAGGCAAACGATTGGTTAAGTCAGCTCACTAGCGCACAGCAAATTTGGCCTGAGGCAGAACTGATCTCTGTAAGTAAGCCTCGCTCAACACCGAATAAAGGCCCACAGCCTGATAGCGACACGCCACAACAGCTGATATACAGCATTCAATTTGATCAACATCAGGGTGTTTGGTTACGAGAAGCCGACCGTATCAGCATCAATTACCAACAAGGCACGATTGAATCGGTACTCAAACACAGTGACAGATCATTTGCAGGTAAAGTGGCTAGCTTTGTTAGACCATTACATGATGGACTTAATATGCCTGCCAGTTATGTCATGCTGATCACCTTGGTATCGCTTATTGGCACCTTGATTCTTACATTCAGTGTGGTGACCTTTTCCCGCCGTACTTTTAGTCGTAAAAAAGCCAGTTAACGAACGGCCCACAGTGTTGCGCTTCATTTCCCTCATATATCGACGGCAATGTAGCGCAGCATGCAATAAAACCGTTAGTTAAACGCCATATAAGGTCACCACCACCGCACCACCTAAGCCAACATTGTGTTGTAGGGCAAATTTGGCATTATCCACTTGCCTATTTCCGGCTTGGCCACGTAAATGCCACGTTAATTCAGTACATTGTGCTAGCCCAGTCGCACCAATAGGGTGCCCCTTAGACATCAAGCCCCCCAGACGGACCAATAACGTATTGGCCACCATAGGTATTGTCACCGTTGGCAATCAATTCTGCAGCGCCGCCTTCAGCACATAAACCTAATGCTTCGTACGTGATCACTTCATTAGGAGTAAAACAGTCATGTAACTCAATCACATCGATATCAGCAGGACCAATACCGGCCTGGTGGTAAACCTGCTCAGCTGCCCGTTGTGTCATGCCTTTACCAACGGCATAAATTGGATCTTGCCACGACAGCTCGGTATCCGTCGCCATTGCCTGCGCAATAATATTTACCTTGGATGTAATCCCGTGTTTGCGAGCAAATTGCTCGCTGCACACTATGGTTGCAGCAGCACCGCAGGTTGGTGGACATGCCATAAGCCGAGTTAAGTAACTATCATAGATAACTTTATCATCAAGCACTTGCTGGTAAGTTAATGGCGTTGAAAACATAGAGTACGGATTCTGTAATGCATGACGCCGCGACTTTTCAGCTACCTTAGCAAAAATATCAGCGCCTACATGATACTGGTCCATATAGTGACGCCCGGCAGCACCAAAGGCGCGAAGTGCGATTGGGCCTTGTGGGGCATTGAATTGTTGTAACACTGGGTCAAGACGCTCGAACGGACTTTCTCTGTCTGTCCAGTGAGAGCCCAATGCTCCAGGTTGCATTTCTTCAAAGCCAAATGCTAATGCGCAATCCACTTGACCTGACAATACCGCCTGGCGCGCTAAAAATAACGCTGTCGAACCACTAGAGCAATTATTGTTGACGTTAATGATCGCAATACCGCTTTGAATGACATCGTAAAATGCATGCTGAGCGCAGGTACTATCGCCATAAATATATGCACCATAAGCCTGCTCGATTAATTTAGCATCAAGGTTGGCATCGGTTAATGCTAACCTAATCGCTTTAGCCGCCATAACTCGGTACGGTTGATGATGGCCCGGTTTGCAAAAGGGGATCATCCCCACGCCTGCCACTCTTACTGCTGTCATATTACTCCCGCCATTTTAGTTATTATTGGGCATGCTAGTGACTTGTTAGTACTGATAAAGCATTAAGATTTCTAACGATTGGAATTAAGAACCTAACATTAAGAACTAGAAACCAAAAGCGTAAACTCGAACAGTCATAAAACGTCTGATTGTCGACTGATTACTTAAACGATTTATCTTAAACAATATTGTTAACATAAAGTTAATCGGCTGATTATGCAACGCACCAAATGCAAGCGACAATGCACCAAACTGAAGCATTAACTGCATAATTATCAGTCATACGTGTTACTTTTCAGCATTCACCTGCCCAAAAAATGCACTCATATTGAACATTTTATAGATTATTTAAGCAATATTTTCATACGTTTGCACCACGAGAGTTCAACTAAATGATAGGAGGCCTGTGATTTAGGAATGATTTTTGCTCTATAAACGCATGAATTTCAATAGAGAATTGTTTTGTGGAAACTAAAATGAATAATATTAGTGATGCTATTGGCGTAATTGCACAAAGCGCGGACACCTTGTTTATCTTACTTGGTGCAATTATGGTGTTAGCCATGCACGCTGGCTTTGCATTTTTAGAAATGGGTACTGTAAGACACAAAAACCAAGTTAATGCCTTGGTAAAAATTTTAACCGACTTTGCTTTTTCAGCCCTCGCTTATTTTGTCATTGGCTATCAAATTGCTTACGGTAACCACTTCTTTGTCAGCGCAGAAGCATTAAGCACAGATAACGGTTATCAACTGGTTAAATTCTTCTTCTTATTAACCTTTGCAGCAGCCATTCCAGCAATTGTATCTGGGGGGATTGCTGAACGCGGGAGCTTTCGGCCTTTCTTACTGGCTTCAGCATTGATTGTTGCCTTTGTGTATCCCCTGTTTGAAGGGATTATATGGAACGGTAACTTTGGTTTTCAGGCCTGGTTAGACAGCCAATTTGGTGCTCAATTTCATGATTTTGCTGGCTCTGTCGTCGTCCATGCTATGGGCGGATGGTTAGCACTAGTCGCTATTTATTTGCTTGGCGCCCGCCGCGGCCGTAAACCCGGCATTGCCTTTGCGCCATCGAACATTCCGTTTCTAGCCTTAGGCTCATGGGTGCTGATTGTCGGCTGGTTTGGTTTTAACGTCATGTCAGCACAGACGCTTGGCGGGATCAGCGGTTTAGTGGCAGTAAACAGTTTAATGGCCATGGTGGGTGGCACTATTGTGGCGCTTATTGTTGGCAAAAATGACCCTGGTTTTATTCATAACGGACCACTAGCAGGCTTAGTGGCTGTGTGTGCAGGTTCTGATTTAATGCATCCGGTTGGCGCATTTGTGGTTGGCGGTGTGGCTGGCGGGTTATTTGTATTGGTGTACACCAAATTACAACGCAGCAGTAAAATAGATGATGTTTTAGGTGTATGGCCTTTACATGGTTTATGCGGTGTCTGGGGTGGTATTGCTGCAGGCATTTTTGGTCAGCAAGCCTTAGGTGGTCTTGGCGGAGTGAGCTTTACTTCGCAACTTGTTGGCACTATTGCCGGAGTCGTTGTCGCATTAGTTGGCGGTATTATCGTCTATGGCTTAGTGAATAAACTATCGAGTTTACGCCTAAGCCAAGAAGATGAATTTATTGGTGCAGACTTAGCCATTCATAAAATTGGCTCAACCAATTCAGATAAGTAATCTAGAAATAGTTACGATTGATTACTCCGCTGAAATTGAAATAATTTACAGTAAGTGAGTAAGAAGTTATAACGAGGTATTACGACGACAGCGCTTATATTGATGCAACGTCGTCTGTATTACTAAGGCTAAAGTATTAATAATCATAGTATTATGAACAAAAAATTAAACACTCACTTTAATTCTCCAGTCTTATCTGGTAAAGTTTTCTCATCACTAGATTAGGGTGATAGTTGTTCTGTTTTATCGGCAAGAATTCAAGGATGAAGTACAATGCAGCAATATGTAAATAATCAATCTAATACTATTATTAATGAAATTATTCAGCAGGTTCTTAAAGTAGATGCTGAACGCTTCGGAACTAGTAGCTATGTAGTAAAAGAAATAACATTTGATTACCTTAACACATTAGATGACGCGACCCAGCTAGACCGAGATGACATAGAAAGTATCGCGCGTGACATTATCTATAAACATAAAAAAGCAAATCAATCATACTCTGCCAGTCAGGCACCAAAATCCACGTTAAGACGAAAAATCAAAAAACATCTATCTATAGATAATATTTTGATTAAATTATGTATTTTACTCATCATTACAGTGATAATTAATGTGAACCGCAATACTTCTGAAGACACAGTATCGTCTAACTACGTGCTAGATAACACCCATATAGTTGTCACAGCATCACCAAAACAGATTAAAACACACTTTAGCGTTTAAACATGACATAAACCCAACCCTGTTTTGTCACAAGGCTTTAAAGGGGGAATAATTAATCAGTGCTTCGATTTAACCCCATTTTTAACTATGTCTTGACCGTTTTCGAAGACCTCAGGTGTCACCCAGCGACCGAGTAATAGCTTGTGGTTATCACCAAATACCGCAACAAAATGACGACCATCGGCATTACTGGTTGCCATACCGACACCGGCAACGCCTTCTAAACCTAAACCGCCCTTTTCCACCGACAGTAAAAAGCGTTCTAATTCAGCTAAATTGTCGATCACATCATTTTCAATATTCATTTATTACCCAATTGGCTTAACTCGTTTACCACATATTTTAGCGCATTGAGAATAAATAAGGTACCGCCGATGCCCTGAGCATAGGCGTTCGATATACCTTCCAGGATAATATGAATATTAAAAAACGATGCTTAAATCAATTAACTCAGCATCATCGTCATAGGAATCAAAGTTAACCGACATTAATATTGTCCCTTTAGTGATCATGACATTATCAAAGTTATCTTCGGCATCAGGATAACGCGCCAAGAAGGCCGTTTTGGTGGTAGGGATTTGATAAGTCGCTAATACTTTTTTAAACTCGTCGATGTCTTGCGGTTCAAACATTGACTCGGTCACCTTAAGACTATTGATCGTACCTTGCTCATTAAACCCAAGTAACACGTTGCTGTTTACTATTGCCTTAGGTCCATTTTCATTAAGCTGAATTTGATTCACCAGCTGCTGCGGCTGCAAGGTATAAGTCTGCTTATGATCCAGTGCGATAATCTTTGCAATATCAATATTATCAAAATTGGCAAAGTTCACTTGAGGCTTATGACTCGCATCGACTAAGGGCATAATGGCAAAGCGGTTAAGTCTAGACACTGCGGCTTTAGTTATACTTTCATTATAATCTTCAAACTGTAATATCAGCTGACTGTTTTTACCCGTAACGCGGTAATCACCATTATGTTTATTGAGTAATAAATATTTCGCTACGGTTTCCTGTTTATCGCCAGGATGGATTTTACCTTCAATAATCCAATCATCATTGTCATAATTCTCGCTTAATGCAATTTGGTTTTTACCATGATTATTTACTAGCCCTGGGTCTTGTGAAATCATTACAACATAAGCGTTTTTCACAAAAAACCATAAGTTACGACCATAACCAT
The Shewanella vesiculosa DNA segment above includes these coding regions:
- a CDS encoding lipid-transfer protein → MTAVRVAGVGMIPFCKPGHHQPYRVMAAKAIRLALTDANLDAKLIEQAYGAYIYGDSTCAQHAFYDVIQSGIAIINVNNNCSSGSTALFLARQAVLSGQVDCALAFGFEEMQPGALGSHWTDRESPFERLDPVLQQFNAPQGPIALRAFGAAGRHYMDQYHVGADIFAKVAEKSRRHALQNPYSMFSTPLTYQQVLDDKVIYDSYLTRLMACPPTCGAAATIVCSEQFARKHGITSKVNIIAQAMATDTELSWQDPIYAVGKGMTQRAAEQVYHQAGIGPADIDVIELHDCFTPNEVITYEALGLCAEGGAAELIANGDNTYGGQYVIGPSGGLDV
- a CDS encoding ammonium transporter translates to MNNISDAIGVIAQSADTLFILLGAIMVLAMHAGFAFLEMGTVRHKNQVNALVKILTDFAFSALAYFVIGYQIAYGNHFFVSAEALSTDNGYQLVKFFFLLTFAAAIPAIVSGGIAERGSFRPFLLASALIVAFVYPLFEGIIWNGNFGFQAWLDSQFGAQFHDFAGSVVVHAMGGWLALVAIYLLGARRGRKPGIAFAPSNIPFLALGSWVLIVGWFGFNVMSAQTLGGISGLVAVNSLMAMVGGTIVALIVGKNDPGFIHNGPLAGLVAVCAGSDLMHPVGAFVVGGVAGGLFVLVYTKLQRSSKIDDVLGVWPLHGLCGVWGGIAAGIFGQQALGGLGGVSFTSQLVGTIAGVVVALVGGIIVYGLVNKLSSLRLSQEDEFIGADLAIHKIGSTNSDK